GCATTTCGGTGTGCGTGCCGGTCTGTGTCTCGGCGGATTGGACCGTGTCTTGCCCGATGATTTTCGTGAACGGAGCGGGTTCAGTTTTGCTTGAAGGGTTTGCGTCTGGCGACGGACATTGGCTTGTGCCGATGCATGCGGTAAGAGAGAATGCAGAGGCAAGTGTTGCAACCTGAACGAGAACCGTAGATTTTGACATGAAACACTCCGAAAAAGTTCAATATTCCTGCGTTATCAAAGATAATAATTAGAATGTGTAAAACCTAGTGCAGTCAATAGTCATTGGTCATTAGTTGTTAGAAGCCGTGATGGCTTCTGCTGCTTAAGCTATTGACTAATGACCAACAGCTGATAACTAATTGTTACTCAGCATCGGCTTCGATAGGTACGAATGCGTTTTGGCTGCTGAAGTTTTCGGGCAAATCCCAGTCGTCATCCTTTGGCATGGCGGCTTGCGGTTTTGGCGGCTGAACTGGCGTGAACGTCTGCTGCGGATCAAGTGGAATCTGCTTTGCGGCTTCCTTTGCCTTCTTGATGGAATCTGCCTTCATGACTTCTGAAACTGGCCTTGCATCAGCAGGGATGACTTGTTGCGGCTTCGGCGCACTTGTGATTGGCGCTGTCCCAGCTTGCGCAGTAGCGGGCTGTGCGACACTGGGCGCGGCTTCTTGTGCTTTAACCGTCGCGGAATCTGTTGCGTTTCCGGTTTGCGGTGGCGTGCTTGCCTGCGGCATTGGCAGGCTCACGACAATTCCAGATTTTGCAATTGTTTCAGCGGCTATCTTTTGCACTTGCGGCGGCGTGAATCCCGGCACATCGAGCCACGGGAGCGGGCGGCCTTTTTCTCCGTTCACCAAAGCTTCACCGGTCATCGGGTCTACCGTGAGTTCACCGCGTTCGTTTGTCAGCATCAACGGCACTTCGCCCGTGGCGATCATCGAAATGTCGAGGAAGTCGATTTGCTTCGGGATGCCGAGAATGTCTATTTCTTCCTTCGCAAACGTTGCCCATTGCGGCAAACCACCCGAGGCGCCTGCAATACGCGTGCGTCCCGATTTCAAAGGCTTGTTGTCGTCAAAGCCCACATAGCTACCAATGGCAATCACGGAATCCAGTGCGATGCCGTTCTTTTCCTTGACGTACGTCGGGAGCGCACCAAGGAACGCCACGTTGCGGTAATCGTTTGTCGTACCCGTCTTGCCCATCACCGGGTAACGGAGCTTTGAGGCCCCTTCTGGATTCTTGACGCTCAGTGCGGTGAGCTGGCTGTGTGCCGTACCGTTCGTGAACACGGAGCGCAACATCACGCCCATCTGCGTTGTCACGGTATCGTCAAGCACCGTCATCGATTCCATCTTGTTCCTGAAAATCGTACGTCCGTCGCGGTTCTTGATTTCCTTGATAAAGCAGGCTTCGGTCCAGTTGGCGTCTTTGCATTTGAAAATCTTGCCCGTGAGGAGCGTCTGGTAGGCTGTCGTGATTTCGGCAAGCGTAATGTCGTTTACGCCGAGTGGCATACTGAACACTTTCTGCAATTTTTGGTGGATGCCGATTTCGTTTGCGAAGCGGGCGTAGTCGGCCATCGCAAGCGCACGGCGGTAATCCGGCCAGTAACGCAGATGAGCCATGTCAAAGTAATCTGCATCGCTATCGACCGGTTCAATCATGGCGTTCAAACGTTTAAAGTCGGCAAGCGTAAAGTTTTCAATTAGCTGTACGGAATCGAGCGGCAACAGCTTTGTCGATTCATCCGGGTCGAGCTCCTGTATTTCGCGGGCGCGCCAGATTTCAGAGTAACGCTTGAAGTTGTGGTTTACGTACTTCGTAATTTTCGGGTCGCGCTTCGCTTGTTTCAAACCGATGTCCGTAAACGTGCCGTAGCGCAAGTTCTGCACGGCGCGGGCCTGCAATACCTTGCCGTCGTTCATATAACGTTCCACGAGCGCATCGCGTGCCTTCGTGAATTCGATTTCGCGCTTGACGTCTTCCTTCATCATGAGGCCGAACTTGTCGCGCAAACGTTCCACGAACTTGATGCGTTCTTCGTCCGGACTGCGGGCAAAGCCGTTTTCGCAGGCAACGTCTTCGAATTCCTTGTCCGAGAGCTTGTCCATGAGGTGTTCCAAAAGCCAAATACTTGCAATGTTTTCGGAACGCGTGGCGGCCCATGCAATGCTGACAACGTCACCCTTGTTTTTGTGGTCTGGGCGCGGGAAGTAGAACTGGTTCCCGTACTGGAAGACGTTGAATTCGTTTTCGAGATTGTCGAGGTAGTTCCAGTGGTACTTGAGGGCGAGAGCGTAAAGAATCGGCTTCCAGCTAGAACCGAGCTGACGAAGCGCCTTGAAGCTACGGTCAAATCCTGTGTTGTGGAAACCGCCCTGGCTTGCGAGCACCTTGCCGTTCTGGATGGCGACGAGGGCGCCTTGCAGCACCGGTTCTGTTTCAATCTTGCACTGGGCGTAACCGTCAATCGGGGTTTCGTCAATAATGCTCACGAGGAGAATGGCGCCCGGCTTGAGCTGGGTCGCGAGAATCTTGTTCACATCGCCACCGGCGAGTTTGGCAAAGTCGTTTACGGATTGCTCCGTGACAATGCCCTTGAGCTGTCCGAAGTTCAACTTAAGCGATTGCAGTCTGCCGGTCGTATCGTAGAAAACGCTATCCACGGCGCCGTAGAGGTAATCGCCCTTGCGAGCGGTGCGGGCGCGGTTTGCGAATTGCGCCTTCGGGAGCACAAAGCCACCGAGCTGTAGTTGCAAGTTACTGATGTTTGTCTGCAATGCGCGTTTGGCGGCGTCCTGCGACTTGGCGTTCAAAGTTGTCGTGATTTCGAGCTGTGCCTTGCGCCAATCTTCGATACCTTCCTGCTGGAAAAGTTCGTGGAAAAAGTCGCTGTCGAGGCGTTCTTCCAAGCGTTCAAGTGTCGTGCTCATCGTGAAGCGGAAATTGCCGTGGTTGAATTCCAAGGGCTTTGCAATGGCTGCGTCCATGTCGGCCTGCTCAATGTAGCCTTCTTCGACCATGCGTCCGAGCACATACTTGAGTCGGGCCTCGCCGCGGGCAATCGCCTTTTGCCTGCGTTCTTCGGTGCGCTGGATAAACGGGTCGTAGTTGAACGGCCCCTTGACCGAGCCTGCAATGAAGGCGCATTCGGCGAGCGTGAGGTCCTTGAGTTCCTTGTTAAAGAAATACTGGGCTGCGATAGCCACACCCTTGCCCGTACCCGAAACGTGGAACTGGTTCAGGTAAAATTCCAGGATGTCTTCCTTGGTAAAATGCTTCTCCATGCGGAGCGCGTTCAAAAATTCCTTGAGCTTTTCCTTGATGCTGCGTTCTTCACGACCAAAAATGTTCTTGACAGCCTGCTGCGTGAGCGAGGAGCCGCCTTGGCTCATTCGCCCAGACTTGACGTTGTTGACCATGGCGCGCATGAACCCCTTGAGGTCG
This is a stretch of genomic DNA from Fibrobacter sp. UBA4297. It encodes these proteins:
- a CDS encoding transglycosylase domain-containing protein; the protein is MNKFVKIIVAIFLVALICYIPFYIVVFKILPERDPDNQFNRANILQVLSGETRVFYEDGENLLGAFFDANHRVYVPYGDIPVNLINALIAAEDSRYWTHNGYDLKGFMRAMVNNVKSGRMSQGGSSLTQQAVKNIFGREERSIKEKLKEFLNALRMEKHFTKEDILEFYLNQFHVSGTGKGVAIAAQYFFNKELKDLTLAECAFIAGSVKGPFNYDPFIQRTEERRQKAIARGEARLKYVLGRMVEEGYIEQADMDAAIAKPLEFNHGNFRFTMSTTLERLEERLDSDFFHELFQQEGIEDWRKAQLEITTTLNAKSQDAAKRALQTNISNLQLQLGGFVLPKAQFANRARTARKGDYLYGAVDSVFYDTTGRLQSLKLNFGQLKGIVTEQSVNDFAKLAGGDVNKILATQLKPGAILLVSIIDETPIDGYAQCKIETEPVLQGALVAIQNGKVLASQGGFHNTGFDRSFKALRQLGSSWKPILYALALKYHWNYLDNLENEFNVFQYGNQFYFPRPDHKNKGDVVSIAWAATRSENIASIWLLEHLMDKLSDKEFEDVACENGFARSPDEERIKFVERLRDKFGLMMKEDVKREIEFTKARDALVERYMNDGKVLQARAVQNLRYGTFTDIGLKQAKRDPKITKYVNHNFKRYSEIWRAREIQELDPDESTKLLPLDSVQLIENFTLADFKRLNAMIEPVDSDADYFDMAHLRYWPDYRRALAMADYARFANEIGIHQKLQKVFSMPLGVNDITLAEITTAYQTLLTGKIFKCKDANWTEACFIKEIKNRDGRTIFRNKMESMTVLDDTVTTQMGVMLRSVFTNGTAHSQLTALSVKNPEGASKLRYPVMGKTGTTNDYRNVAFLGALPTYVKEKNGIALDSVIAIGSYVGFDDNKPLKSGRTRIAGASGGLPQWATFAKEEIDILGIPKQIDFLDISMIATGEVPLMLTNERGELTVDPMTGEALVNGEKGRPLPWLDVPGFTPPQVQKIAAETIAKSGIVVSLPMPQASTPPQTGNATDSATVKAQEAAPSVAQPATAQAGTAPITSAPKPQQVIPADARPVSEVMKADSIKKAKEAAKQIPLDPQQTFTPVQPPKPQAAMPKDDDWDLPENFSSQNAFVPIEADAE